A window of Solanum stenotomum isolate F172 chromosome 3, ASM1918654v1, whole genome shotgun sequence contains these coding sequences:
- the LOC125858883 gene encoding uncharacterized protein LOC125858883: MAPYEALYGRKCRSPISWFELGEADFLGPNLVQQAIEKVKLIIDWLHTVQCRQKSYADVRRRNLEFEIGRVAYELDLPSELEAVYPIFHVSMLRKCIGDPSRIMPIENICIAEDLSYSEVPIAILDRQVRKFRNKDTASVKVLWRNNNVEEMTWEAEEEMRNEYPQLFTT, encoded by the exons ATGGCCCCTTACGAAGCATTATACGGGAGAAAGTGTAGGTCCCCAATCAGTTGGTTTGAGCTCGGGGAAGCAGATTTTCTAGGTCCCAATCTAGTTCAACAAGCGATTGAAAAGGTTAAGCTTATTATAGATTGGCTTCATACAGTACAATGTCGACAGAAATCTTATGCAGATGTTCGCCGACGGAACTTAGAGTTTGAG ATTGGTAGAGTGGCATACGAGCTTGATTTGCCTTCAGAATTGGAAGCAGTTTATCctatatttcatgtttctatgttgCGGAAGTGCATTGGAGATCCTTCACGTATTATGCCCATTGAAAATATTTGTATCGCTGAGGATTTATCTTATTCAGAGGTACCAATAGcgattttagaccggcaagtaAGAAAGTTTCGAAATAAAGATACAGCTTCTGTGAAAGTGTTATGGAGAAATAACAACGTCGAGGAAAtgacttgggaagcagaagagGAAATGAGGAATGAGTACCCCCAACTGTTTACGACTTAA